The Raphanus sativus cultivar WK10039 chromosome 2, ASM80110v3, whole genome shotgun sequence DNA segment atcaaaaatattttactttttcgtATGctttaaacatattataaattaaccgaatttaataaaatttaaataatcaaatataaatttaaactatacacataagagaacaaaaattatgataaataaGATCAAACATTTTGGACATTGTATATTGAAAAAACAATATCGAAGAAGAAGTtacatttacaaattttaaaatatgatatttgtaATAATCAAACAATAAGGTGcattaaatttacaaattttacattatatttttctattagaatttggattaaaaatattaaaataatatgttattaCTAATAAAGATTTTGATTGTAagaatgataatatttaaagtaaaatacaaagTTTTGGGTTTTTGACTGGTCTTAGCTCAAATGGGCTTAGatacaaaatatctaaaactcaAATGGGCTTAGACTGAAAGACTCGATTTTTTgggctttttctttttttttgtcacagaaaagaaaaaaaaaaaaaaaaactaaatccaAACCCAATAATTTTTAGGGTCAGCGGATTCGTGTTGCAGAGTTCGAACATGTCTAAATAAGGTTGTTTGTTCTTATTTATACCCTTTTTCTTTGTTCTGGTGGTGTGAGTATTTACTTGTTAGTCTAGCAATCTCCGAATCTCTAACTTCTAATACCATATTTTGAGACTTGTTTTAACCATCGTACGTATGTTTGTAGTTATGGTCAATTTTAGTATATACTATTTAATAAGGTAAAAAAGCAAAGGATGCAATTTGTGGTCAAACGAAGTTATTACAAtattcgacaaaaaaaaaaagaaacagagttATTATAGTAACGTAAAAACTTGAATGCAAGCTTGGTAAATCAAGTTATTATAGTAACGTAAAATATTTGGTACGCATTTAACAGAttaaattctttatattttaaccaaattgTTGAGATACATCACATAAAAGTctttctaacattttttttgtcaacagtcTTTCTAACATATATGTGTAGAAAGAAACAGAGTTATTATAGTAACGTAAAAACTTGAATGCAAGCTTGGTAAATCAAGTTATTATAGTAACGTCAAATATTTGGTACGCATTTAACAGAttaaattctttatattttaaccaaattgTACATCACAAAAAAGTctttctaacattttttttgtcaacagtcTTTCTAACATATATGTGTAAACGTAATGTGTATAAGTTTATGCTGCTTCAAAGAACTTACCAGAGAATTCATCGTGATGCGGGTTCTTTTCAAGCTTTTCTTATCGTAATGTGTATAAGTCTTTTCTTATCTAAATCCTGTCCTATAACTGAATGCCATCAAATACGCAAATTTTGATTGTATGCTATCCTACTGTTATCAGGAATACTAAACTTCAATCTCATTCATCAGTTTCACAGCTTCGATCATGCAACCAACTTGACCCTTATTTACCATCTGTAGTAAGCATTGTCATTTAAGAGAACTTATCAAAAACGTTAAGAGATTTCCAAAGGTAAGAGTTAAGAGACTCACTATTGTCATCTCCCGTAGACATAGTGCCGAAGCTTCTTCACGGAGATCAATTTTATTTTCGCTCCTCCTCGTAGATAGAAACATTCAGTATCATAGAACAATAGGAACTAAACAAATGTACAGTTTACAAACTGAAAAGAACAACAAATCCAATCGAACAGTCAGcaagaaatttataaaacataaaacataaggcagcaaagaaaaaaaggaattaAAGACAGTTCTggttcaagaagaagaagaagacaaagttaAATAAACCCCTTTTTTGTTAAAGTCAATGGCAAACCTTGAGGATTCATCTTATGCATCTGTTTCGTCCGCTCAAATTCATGATTCATCTTGAGATGTCGTCATCTTCTGTAGTAAGcaaaacaatttaatttaaCCGGGTAAtggacaaaaaagaaaaatgtgatGGGAGAGCATTTAGAAGATCTCACCATGTTGGGTTTAATGACAGGAACAGAATAACCATCTCTGCAATGGCGCAAAGGAATCGATCAGAAGCTATAGATTACAGAATGATGAAGCGATTCATCGCCAGAAAACGTGCGCAGGGTGTTTAAGATTTGATCATAAACGATGGAGACCGGAAGAGGAATCGCCAGGGAAGATCTAGACAAATGCAGCAAAAGCCCTAATCTTCGTTTATTTTGTTTCGTCGAGAACCCTGAAGAAGAGATATGGGCTTACAGAATATGGTGTTTTAATTAAAAGCCcagaaaaggtaaaaaaaagcCCACCCGTTAAAAAATGCTAACGTGGCGCAATGGAAGAGTCCCAACTCTCTcattatataatagattatatatatatatatatatatatatatatatatatatatatatatatatatgtttttcaataATCAGTGAATTGTAATATTAATATGGGTCGATTTGCTCAATAATCATATAAACACTGACAATTAAGAATATAGCCATTCATGAAAAGCTGTGTCAATTTGATGTAGAAATGGACCACGTTCTCCTTTCTCGCACGTGAGATTTGATTAATGCAACGATTGATATCCTACTATACTATGTTTGTCAAATATATAGTACAGAACAATTAATTTATAACAACAACCATTATGAATAagataaagaaaataagaaagctGAAAAAAATTAAGGGTTTGTATAGAGTACATTTTACCCTAAACCAAATTATATACCCAcaccatatactctaaacccaaactctaaactcaaaccaaatactctaaacccaaaccataaaccctaaaccctaaacccaaactatataccataaatccaaaccatatatcctaaacccaaaccctaaacccaaaccatataccctaaacccagaccactaaacccaaaccatatacactaaaccctaaacccaaaccatatacactaaaccctaaacccaaaccatataccctaaacccaaaccttaaacccaaaccatatcccctaaaccttaaacccaaacaatataccataaacccaaaccatataccctaaaccaaaccctaaacccaaaccatatgcCCTAAgcccaaacactaaacccaaaccatataccataaaccctaaacccaaatcataaacactcaacccaaaccatatacccaaaccgtataccctaaacccaaaccctaatcataaaccctaaacccaaactcttatccattacgtgactatgctatacatgTTATGGTATGAaatactcgacacacccacaaactttgtatatatgaatatcTCTAAAATTTTCTTAGAGAAAAATGATGAGTGGTGACGgtgttggagaacaaaacagtgtaactgatcaagtatTGAGTAACAAGAATCATGAGACAGAGAAAGAgatataaattgcaaaataagagaaaaagaaatgtattgtactatactgtaatttaaaatagtatagaacataTGACGCATGATATGAGATAGggattatgaagaaaattagaGAAGTTTACACGatggaaagagaaagagaaaaaaacggATGGAAGGGAGAGAGAGGGAAGATGTCAAATAGATAGAAGAAAATGGGATGCCGAATAGATAAAAGATGATGGAGATGTCGAATAGAgggagggagagggagagagagagagaaagtggtGAGGGATGGAGTAGAGGAGAATGAGAAAGTGGTGGTAGCTATGGTAGAGGAAGgagatagagagaaagagggGAAGGGAGGGATGGAATAAACAAAGGAACATGGGAATAAGTGGTGGTGGCTATGGTGGTAAATGAGGGAGGGAGGAAGAGAGGAAATAGACAAAGAAACATGCAGAGAAGGAGAAAATGGCGGGGCTATGGTGGTAgaagagggagagagaaaaATAGTGGAAGGGAGGGAGGGATGCAGAGGAAAAAAGAGATTGTACTATGCTATGTTTCTGACTATACTATACATGTGTGtaaaatagtatagatttacaATCGTGATTATAgaatatgatataaaatttacaaaatatatgtttgttttgaaattttcaaaacatactatatgtaaaagaaaatttatgtttttatcatgTTAACTACAAAGTTCAATAGTTGCTTTAACAGAAATTAAAAgcaattaaaaatagaaagggAAAACATTTTTGTGAGAAgagtaaaaaatgaaaaaaaaagaaaaaaatcagaaaaatgcatgtcaaggacaatatgacaattattatacaaatatcATAGCCCTTCTTTTGTTATGTGTATATACTTGGTTTAATTCCTACAATGGTTATGATTCCATATTTCCCTATTAATATAACACTCCGAGTTAATTTGGGTAGCAATATCGaccatctatatatatatatatataactattattgTTTTTCAATAATCAGTGAATTGTAGTATTAATATAACATTCTGAGTTAATTTGGGTAGGAATATCGATCATCTATGTGTATTGgccattataattttttttttggtaaacatgtTAAGATTTATTAtcgttttcaattttttatagaGTTTACAGGGAACTACGAGAAGCGAAAACAACAAACTACAACACAACAACGAAGAACTGAATGTAAAATACGGTAACTAAACCAAAGCCGAGAGTTGACGAAAGAGGTGAGAGGACATCACAAAGCTACTTAGAAGCGTGCGACACTCGATGCAGAGAGAAAGTGTTGAGGCGACATTGAAACACACGATTTACGAGCTGGTAATATTGGCCTCCCCAAACTCGCCTCCAAAAACATTTCACCTACCACGGACCTCCGACGTTCAGAATCAAGCACCGATACAAACGTGAGGAAGAAAGTTGCAGCAAACGACAATAGAGACTACTCTGGCCGACCCACCAAACACTTGTCAAAGCATCGGTTGCCGTTTATCACCTCCACCAGACCTGCCTCCTCTACTCCTCCTTATCGAACCTCACAAGCACCCGATCTCCTATTGAGCTCAAGAGAACCCCACCAAACCACCAACACTATAGCAACAATCTAGCCAGCCGCTCTTATTCGGAAAGGCAAATGGAAGAAAGCACGCCACAGCCACCAAAACCTGCACAATGAAAGAAGCTAACACCACAAGGATTGAGTCCGAAGAATCTCTCCTATATAACGTGATGAAGCAACCCACGCCGCCACCGAGTGAGCAGAACAGGCCGACAATACCATGGACCAACGCACTCGCACGAGGGTCAACCTCCGAGAACCGGAGACTGACAAACATCATACAAGAAAGCTCCAACCTACTCACTTCATTGAAACGCCACAAACCAACTCCGATGAACGGGAGAGCTCAGACCTCAAAATAGATTTGATGGAAACGCCTTCTAGCCACAAGGACCAACCGCAACCACCTACACAGAGAGTCCCCCGACAGCAACTCACTACCACTACCGAGATAGACGACCAGAACCCAAAACCTAATCCGACTACAGTCAATCTCTCACTGGTGATGAGAGCAAAGAAGGGCCTGCTAAGAGATCCAAAAATCGTCAGCCTCCCTACGGAGAACGCGAGTTCTCTTCATCGATCACGCAAACCTCCACTGGACGGACCTAATCAAGACCCCGAGCACCACCACCGAGTCCCGACGGACCACCAGGAAAATAGATCTGGCCAGATCTGAGCGAGATCTTAGAGAAACCAGCGGAAGAGACCACCCACTCTCTTACCCTCGACACACCTCGCCTCTGCTCCAAAACTCAACCCTCCGGACAGCAACGCCGGAGACGAACCCACAACCGAAAGCATATCGACAGACTACGGTAAAAGAGAAGGAGGGGAAacaagagagaaacagagaagaacGAAGAACAAGGGAGACAGCCGACGACGACAGTCACACCGGAGCCGGAGCACCGGAGCGCCGTCGGCTGAGCAGATCTAGGCAAGGGTCTTTTGTCGCGAGAGAAAAGgtgatagagaaagagagagagctcAACTCATCTCTATTTCATTATCAAACTGTTTAGGGTTAATTTTTTATAGTGACTAGCCCCACCGCTTGCGCGGCCCCAAATCCAGAAAATCCCTCCCCTTCGGCTTGGACCTACGGATTAATGTATATTCCGcttgcccctactcgtatgGGGAAATCCCTCCGGCTTGGACCTACGGTTGGTATACACCGcttgcccctactcgtatgAGGAAGGATTTATTTGGAGAGGCATAGTACCACCCTGCTGTCCCTGAGAATCGAACTGACGACCTCGGGTAGGCATGTATGAGAAGATTCGCTGGTAACCACTAGGCCACCAACGCTTCTCAAATTGGCCATTATAATTAGGCTACGTTAACTAACGAAGCAAGAATTTATCCCAGTAACGATATTACGTGAGAAATCTTCCTATCTAGTCTTTTCTCTATACAAGATGTCTGTCTTATACCTCAGTTACAGTGTGTGCTAAACTTCGGGACTTTTCTGTACATCAAAAACTCTAAAGTTTGCTTTGGAAATTATCccatttgattttataaaaatagaagattGACATCACACCGCGTGCGTACCCTAACAAacgtatttttaattattttccttctttttctgaTACGTCTAACAAACGTATCTTCTTCTCCAATTAAATAATCTTGTcggaaaaatatttttatttaattatattgcTCAATCCTCTAGACTGCAATAATTTTCAACTTTACATCAAAGCCCTGAGCTGTTTCTTCTTAGAGAATAAGATCAAACCAAGATCACAAAATCCCAGGAGATCAGATCTTGCTGTCTCAGCATCATCAGGAGCGAATTCTTAAAGGAATCTAATACTATTAAGactatcaaagccttttgatgGACGATTGTCGGGAGAAGAGAAGACGTTGTACAAAACTTAGAGTAAGTACTGATAATAACGACATGGAGAAGATGATGCATAGAGAAATCGAGAGACAGAGAAGACAAGAAATGGCTTCTCTTTATGCTTCTCTTCGTTCTCTTCTCCCTCTTAATTTCATTCAGGTCACTCCCTTATTcctaaaaccctaatcttgGTTTTGATTCTTGATGACTCCTGTAGATCTTATACTCAGTCTTTTGTCCTTTTACTTGGTCTTCCATGTAGGAAAAACAAAAAGGGATGATAGCAAGTGTTTTGACTTTGTGCTTTCTGACTTAACCATAGTGTTTCTCTTAACAAGTTTCCTGTTAGATCTATAACTTTCTTGTTTCTTGTCGTGATATTCTATTTTCGGTAGGGCAAACGTTCGACGTCAGATCAAGTCGGTGAAGCGGTTAACTACATAAGGTATTTAGAGAGGAAGATCAAGGAGCTTAGTTTGAGGAGAGATGAGCTCATGTTACTGTCTAGAGGAACCCTCTTGGATGATTCGAAGAATGAGATGGAAGCGATAAATCATGTGGTGGTTCGGCAGTGCTTGGTGGGTGTGGAAATAGTGTTTAGCAGCCGCTGTTGCCGTGGCCAACCGCAGCTATCAagtgttcttcaagttcttaGTGAAAATGGTCTTTGCCTTCGTAACACCATCTCCTCTATTGTTGATGATAGACTCATTTACACTATACAAGCTGAGGTAAGTTTATCTTAATCTTACATAATACAGATATGCATATTTGTTTGCATTTACATGTTACAATATACAGTCTCTATTTCTGAAAAGTGTTAGtttaatatacatttttcttgttacataataaatataattttataatttcaattcaacttttagtttaatattaattataaatgcattgcttttataaacaattttatttatctcaaatatttttGCTTGAATAGGTGTAATTAATAAGAACTTAAATACATttcaatcatttttaatatatgtgaaaaatgtcaaaataataattttgtgaaattgtggtagtatataattttcaaattgcTAATAAAACATAGCAAATTTTAGTTTCcatttaataatttacaaagtgaaataaaagttttttgttttctgttttgtatttagttaatgttattattttctttaaaaactaCATGTTATGGTTTCCTTCATTTAAAGATAAAACACTATTCTATAACATGTCAACTGAAATACACAGAAATGTTTTTGAAGTCATTGTAATCAGAAATTGTTAAAACGAGAGTATATATAGCCAGATTTTTTTGCATGAGATTCAAGACTATACTATCTTAAGCATCCAATATGTGTAAAGAGATTAGTAATAACTACCATGGTCATATTAATTTCAAGAAAATGTTTACACATGTGGTAAAATTCTTTCTGCCACacttatttatgtaatataaaCCCCAGCCTTTGTATACGAGTATACGACACTATGCATACAGTTTATGATATGTTCGAAGGTACAACAATATGTCTAGTTTTGTTTGCAGGTCAAAGATTCGACCTTGATTGACTTATCAGAACTGGAAGAGAGATTAACCAGAATGAAGTAAATGGTTTTTCTGTTTGTTAAACGATATCCTAAGTGATGTAAATGGTTGTTGCATTGGTTTCTCTTAACATGTCAAGCAGCGACTAATATAAGCACGTGGTTAGTTTATTTGTACTTGTATTGTTATGTTGTGTTCAATTTGCATCTATTTGAatgtttatcttcttttttcctttttcgcTGAAGTGTAAATATTATTTCTGAAATGAAGTCAGAGATTTTACAAGtaactaggataagacctgtGCTTTGCGCATggtgaaatatttattaaaattttatatttttatattgtaaaatctgATTATTTCTGCGGATCTTTACGGGTCTGATTTGGTTTGAGTTGGATTAAAACTTTAGGGGTCTTGTTCGGATTCCTTAGCTCATGAGTTAATctacatatttaaaaatgatacactatttttgagttaaaaataataaattaataaaaatgtttatattttttcgAAAAATCTACTACAATATTACCCGATCAACATCGTATAGCCTAGGTTCTTCAGTTTTATCAGGAATTTCAGCTGATATTACCCGATCAATATCATCTGTATTTGGATACTTGGGTGACTGATCCATGAATAGTAAAATATGTGCATGGGAAAGACCTCTTTTTTGGAACTCTATAGTGTATACAGCtacaaaaaaatttgataatattagtatttatcATGTAACTTAACAGGATTAATTAATGATAAATTTCTTACCAGAAACTGTTTTTCCGAGAAGATGTTTCTTCGTTAGATCATCCATCAAACTATCAAGCTTTACTTTGAAAAGTCTGCAACACAAATCGGGTCTATCCTCGGATCTAAAATTGTATTTCTGTAAATATCTCGTCAGTTCTGGCCACTTTGGATTACATGTAaatgtaataaaattatgttttgcCATCTAGGATGTCCCTATAGTGGACTGGTTCAAATCCAGTTAGCTCATCAGGGAGAGCATCACAACACCTCACACGTGTGGTCGAGAGAAATCCAAGTTTGTATGGATGTATGGTGGCTCGGTACGAACCGCACGAGGGGGTGAGCGAGAAGTTGATCAGAATCTTAGAACTACCTTCCGAAACAAACGATTCAAACTAATTGACCAGATCCTTCTTAATCGAAGCAGTGATCTTAACACCCccacaaacaaaaaattatttagtttcaaGAAAATTTGATCAGACGTGATGTttgccaaaaataaaaaacaaagagTGAAGATGATTACATTGGAGTCGATTAGAACCATCTCGATAGTGAGACCACCAGCAGCAGAGTATTGTCTCCACAAATGTATGATCTTAACTCTAATCTTCCACATCAGTttgaatggtttcaaatcaCACACAACAGTAAGGGAAGACATTTTTGTAGGATGTTAAGAACTCGACTGTTTTCCGAATGTTTGAGATGCAATAATATGGAGAGGTTGAAGGCTACTTATATAGGTAGCTAAACCTAACTATACCGTTAATATATGGCACCAATGATAATTAATAACGTATATTCTCACTTTGCCGTACACTCGAAGTAATACATATATTAccataacatatatatacacgatCAAATATATTACCATAACTCATTTATCCACGATTAATTATGTAAACACAGCTTATTATTTTACTTGAGAAGGTCACACAATCATTTAATTAACCATGAAGACTCGATTATGCTGGTTTAATTCGATTTTGATTACTTATTGTCAGTTTCggtttaattaaattaataataccAATCGAAAAAATTATCAGTCGACATGGGAATCTTCTTACACGTACGTGCATGTGTAACAATAACATCAACTTCATCAAAAAGTCGAACCTCACAAAATGTATATCAGCAAGCAAGAAGAGTGTCATGATGAAGAACACCATTGTCTAAAAACGCCATTACTTGGTAGTCGACATTTCACTCTCACGTTTTGTAAGTATCATAAGTGGTCTCCCGAATAACACCCACACGATAAACGCACACCCACACAATAACACCCAGTCATTTAGTTTCTCTTCAAGCTTAGAGAATTAGATATAACTTGATGTGCCCtaaatcagcagcagaaacaattCGAGAAAACTTGGCTTATGTGTTTGGATCAAACGAGATGGGtttgatgatttatgaaaaatatgtttataaacatatttcagcccaaagaaagaagggCCCAATAAGAAAATGCAAGccatggtcgaataatatatcaatctgacggcaattcagAGACCGTCGATCATGCAAAAGAGTGCGAGCAGCTGATGAGTTTCGCGAGCACAATTTCCCAAGTTCAGTCAaaagtctttggtctttggtctttggtctttggtatTTAGTCAAGTCtacaatatttattagtttacaagtttctaggttttgactaaaccttttgtatgctttgcctattatataaaggccatttgatcaatgaaataaaataagttttgagtgtttatttttggaaccttgagagggtatctcacttttcttgttcttggtgtggttagctccaagtaacactctctttctcgttggaccggtgcgtcacatccggcaacagatcaaGTTTGCTTctttgtcggacctgtgagtcatatcaggcgacaatcaagcacctctggtagtatcattgggtcattccgcaaccctttgtgtcaccgttcaatccatcagttctcttcggagttcacctctggtagtatcatcgggccttccgcaaccctttgtgtcaccgttcatcccaccagttaTCAATCctctcggatctgagttcatatcatccgtaccggtagagtgatccgtattttggttctatcaagtggtatcagagccactcaaccggtactatctgttcatttttctcatctttccatcttcttcatccatcttctacctttcatcttcttttcttaaaaaaaaaaaaaaagagttctacgaaaagccaagagatcattctatctgaagctaaagaaagacagatttgagggcaaatctttttaaagaaggagggaatgatgtgccctaaatcagcagcagaaacaattCGAGAAAACTTGGCTTATGTGTTTGGATCAAACGAGATGGGtttgatgatttatgaaaaatatgtttataaacatatttcagcccaaagaaagaagggCCCAATAAGAAAATGCAAGccatggtcgaataatatatcaatctgacggcaattcagAGACCGTCGATCATGCAAAAGAGTGCGACCAGCTGATGAGTTTCGCGAGCACAATTTCCCAAGTTCAGTCAaaagtctttggtctttggtctttggtctttggtatTTAGTCAAGTCtacaatatttattagtttacaagtttctaggttttgactaaaccttttgtatgctttgcctattatataaaggtcatttgatcaatgaaataaaataagttttgagtgtttatttttggaaccttgagagggtatctcacttttcttgttcttggtgtggttagctccaagtaacactctctttctcgttggaccggtgcgtcacatccggcaacagatcgagtttgcttctttgtcggacctgtgagtcatatcaggcgacaatcaagcacctctggtagtatcattgggtcattccgcaaccctttgtgtcaccgttcaatccatcagttctcttcggagttcacctc contains these protein-coding regions:
- the LOC130507935 gene encoding transcription factor bHLH36, producing the protein MDDCREKRRRCTKLRVSTDNNDMEKMMHREIERQRRQEMASLYASLRSLLPLNFIQGKRSTSDQVGEAVNYIRYLERKIKELSLRRDELMLLSRGTLLDDSKNEMEAINHVVVRQCLVGVEIVFSSRCCRGQPQLSSVLQVLSENGLCLRNTISSIVDDRLIYTIQAEVKDSTLIDLSELEERLTRMK